In Actinobacillus indolicus, a single genomic region encodes these proteins:
- a CDS encoding alpha-amylase family protein, with protein sequence MSFAPRQIHLDFHTSALIPDVANHFDAEKFIEMLKTAKVTSITCFARCHHGMLYYPSKVHSAAIHPHLQRDLLGEQLAICKANGVKAPVYMPIQWDQFVSENYPEWCMRTKEGKDIVASWSKAGYFEDGFYTFLCVNSAYRQYVFDEVDELQRLYDIDGFFFDIVYPRACYCVNCLKKMRQNQVDIYDEKAVLAFSVKTLAEFKKELSQRVWKNKPNATVYYNTSHIHPGYRHFLDAISHVEVESLPSGGWGYDHFPVVGRYARTLGKPVMGMTGKFHTYWGDFHSLKNQEALEYECFLTNAIGAYVSVGDQMHPDGQLSPAGYQLIERVFSQLQAVEEFSHNVTAVTEIAVLNPEENKQDADLNVGNALIGATRLLQECAFQFDIIDSYSDFTAYKLLILVDSYRLSEKVIEKLNQYMQQGGKLLATGKSPFNTDLTENLLADFPVIPQGKVPFSPDYLRINDSYNIDLPKEELVMYQGGVQTEATMNSVVLAHTVKPYFNRQGREFCSHQHTPSSHQVSHPALVNSSNVTYFANPVFSIYAQKAPRWVRTLVEERCLALLNGSKLVNHNGPRSLIALLNHQADRKRYILHLLHYVPENKCKDLLIVDSKLPLYHIQLSIKLSNIKNVYPIKQESHLTRLQLAQDRLSFELDKLEGYQLICLEYD encoded by the coding sequence ATGTCATTCGCACCAAGACAAATTCACCTTGATTTTCATACTAGCGCATTAATACCTGATGTGGCTAACCATTTTGATGCTGAAAAATTTATTGAAATGCTCAAAACCGCTAAGGTAACTTCTATTACCTGCTTTGCGAGATGCCACCATGGAATGCTCTATTACCCCTCTAAAGTTCACTCTGCTGCAATCCACCCTCATTTACAACGAGATCTTTTGGGGGAACAGTTAGCAATTTGTAAAGCAAATGGTGTGAAGGCTCCGGTATATATGCCAATTCAATGGGATCAATTTGTTTCAGAAAATTATCCTGAATGGTGTATGCGAACAAAAGAGGGAAAAGATATCGTCGCCTCTTGGTCAAAAGCAGGTTATTTTGAAGATGGATTCTACACTTTCCTTTGCGTGAATTCTGCTTATCGCCAATATGTATTTGATGAAGTGGATGAGCTACAACGCCTTTACGATATAGATGGTTTTTTCTTTGATATTGTTTATCCAAGAGCTTGCTATTGCGTTAACTGCTTGAAGAAAATGCGACAAAATCAAGTTGATATTTATGACGAAAAAGCAGTGCTGGCATTTTCAGTCAAAACCCTAGCAGAATTCAAAAAGGAATTAAGCCAACGAGTTTGGAAAAATAAACCGAATGCGACGGTGTATTACAACACATCGCATATTCACCCGGGGTATCGTCATTTTCTCGATGCAATTTCTCACGTAGAAGTCGAATCATTACCCTCTGGCGGATGGGGATACGATCATTTTCCGGTTGTAGGACGTTATGCGAGAACACTTGGCAAGCCTGTAATGGGCATGACAGGGAAATTTCATACCTATTGGGGCGATTTTCATTCCCTGAAAAATCAAGAAGCTCTAGAGTATGAATGCTTTTTAACAAATGCAATAGGGGCTTATGTTTCTGTTGGCGATCAAATGCACCCAGATGGACAGCTTTCTCCAGCTGGCTATCAACTTATTGAACGTGTTTTTTCACAGCTTCAAGCCGTAGAAGAATTTAGCCATAATGTGACCGCTGTGACAGAAATAGCCGTGCTTAATCCCGAAGAGAATAAACAAGATGCTGATCTGAATGTGGGTAATGCACTCATTGGTGCAACACGTTTACTGCAAGAATGTGCTTTCCAATTTGACATTATTGATAGTTATAGCGATTTTACAGCGTATAAGCTATTAATTTTGGTCGATAGTTATCGTTTATCTGAAAAGGTGATTGAAAAATTAAATCAGTATATGCAACAAGGCGGAAAACTGTTAGCGACAGGTAAATCGCCATTTAATACGGATTTAACTGAAAATCTACTTGCTGATTTTCCAGTTATTCCGCAAGGTAAAGTGCCGTTTAGCCCTGATTATTTACGGATTAACGATAGTTACAATATTGATTTACCTAAAGAAGAACTTGTGATGTATCAAGGGGGCGTTCAAACGGAAGCAACAATGAACTCCGTAGTACTTGCCCATACGGTTAAACCTTATTTTAATCGTCAAGGACGAGAGTTCTGCTCTCATCAACATACACCCTCAAGCCATCAAGTCTCTCACCCAGCATTAGTGAATAGCTCGAATGTGACTTACTTCGCTAATCCAGTTTTTAGCATTTATGCACAAAAAGCGCCTAGATGGGTAAGGACATTAGTAGAAGAGCGATGTTTAGCTTTATTGAATGGTAGTAAATTGGTTAATCATAATGGGCCACGCTCATTGATTGCTTTATTAAATCATCAAGCAGATAGAAAACGTTATATTTTGCATTTACTTCATTATGTCCCTGAAAATAAATGCAAAGATCTATTGATTGTGGACAGTAAATTACCGCTATATCACATTCAGCTTTCCATCAAACTGTCTAACATTAAAAATGTATATCCAATCAAACAAGAAAGCCACCTTACTCGACTGCAATTAGCACAAGATAGGCTTTCATTTGAATTAGATAAATTAGAAGGCTATCAACTGATTTGTTTGGAATATGATTAA
- a CDS encoding galactose-1-epimerase: MKIYTLENDHLKITLSDFGASWLSCVVKLPNEQREVLVTTTPERWQEQSAYFGATVGRYANRIANGSFELNGQKFTLAKNNGENNLHGGEIGADKCVWQVQSANEQAVTFHKIFADGEEGFGGEVTATVVYRLNGNQLEIEFNAVSSQDTPLCFTNHAYFNLSNEPTIHQHSLQLNAEKYLPVGANGIPNEPLKAVDGTSFDFRTAKMIEQDLLVDTDQQAVKGYDHAFLLAKHCQDLTVCQPDAVLTYDNLRLELSTSKPALQVYTGNWLSGQPNLTGGSYPNYAGVALEPEFFPDTPNHPEWWHYGGISKANEPYQHHIHYRFIVEE; this comes from the coding sequence ATGAAAATTTATACCCTTGAAAACGATCATCTCAAAATCACCCTATCTGACTTTGGTGCATCTTGGCTTTCTTGCGTAGTTAAATTACCAAATGAACAACGAGAAGTATTAGTGACTACCACACCTGAGCGTTGGCAAGAGCAATCAGCCTATTTCGGTGCAACGGTAGGGCGTTATGCCAACCGTATTGCAAATGGTAGCTTTGAACTTAATGGGCAAAAGTTCACCTTGGCAAAAAATAACGGGGAAAATAATTTGCACGGTGGGGAAATCGGGGCAGATAAATGTGTATGGCAGGTGCAATCGGCAAATGAACAAGCGGTTACTTTTCATAAAATTTTTGCAGATGGTGAAGAAGGCTTTGGCGGTGAAGTGACTGCGACTGTCGTTTATCGTTTGAACGGCAATCAGCTTGAGATTGAATTTAATGCAGTAAGTTCTCAAGATACACCGCTCTGCTTTACCAACCACGCCTATTTCAATCTTTCTAATGAACCGACCATTCATCAACATAGCCTACAACTCAACGCAGAGAAATACTTGCCTGTCGGTGCTAACGGCATTCCGAACGAGCCATTAAAAGCTGTTGATGGAACGAGTTTTGATTTCCGCACAGCAAAAATGATCGAACAAGATTTACTGGTTGATACTGATCAACAAGCGGTCAAAGGTTACGACCACGCCTTTTTACTTGCAAAACATTGCCAAGATCTGACCGTTTGTCAGCCTGATGCTGTTTTAACTTATGATAATCTTCGTCTTGAGCTTAGCACCAGCAAACCTGCATTACAAGTTTATACAGGGAACTGGCTGAGCGGACAGCCTAATTTGACGGGCGGAAGCTATCCTAATTATGCAGGAGTCGCCTTAGAACCTGAGTTTTTCCCTGACACCCCAAACCACCCTGAATGGTGGCACTATGGCGGAATCAGCAAAGCAAACGAGCCTTATCAGCACCACATTCATTATCGCTTTATCGTGGAGGAATAA
- a CDS encoding carbohydrate ABC transporter permease, whose protein sequence is MYIGKNKVRFDIAKFIIYIFVSILAFISIFPFFWSALLSTQDTASIMGMSLSFGDQFFQNYQDLAKDIPFNKAMVNTFIITVLSTLNSVAVSAAAGYAFAIYNFKGKNLIFTTLLLTMMVPSVVNLVPYFLIIKQLSLINTLTAIWLPAGVNIFGVFLIRQYVASSIPREIFDSARVDGLNELQIFFRIGLPMMRSCLLTVAIMVIVASWNNFMLPLIALQTPDTQILTLVLRSLNGATATPWNLVMTGSFLAMLPLLIIFIFFSKKMMESLTEGAVKG, encoded by the coding sequence ATGTATATCGGAAAAAATAAAGTCAGATTCGATATTGCTAAATTTATTATTTATATTTTCGTTTCTATTTTAGCGTTTATCTCGATCTTTCCGTTCTTTTGGTCTGCATTATTATCAACACAAGATACGGCATCTATTATGGGAATGTCTTTAAGCTTTGGCGATCAATTTTTCCAAAATTATCAGGACTTAGCAAAAGATATTCCGTTTAATAAAGCCATGGTAAATACCTTTATTATTACTGTGCTTTCAACGCTGAATTCGGTCGCTGTTTCTGCAGCAGCGGGTTATGCTTTTGCTATTTATAATTTTAAAGGTAAAAATTTGATTTTTACCACACTTCTTCTCACTATGATGGTGCCATCTGTCGTGAATTTAGTGCCTTACTTCCTTATTATTAAACAACTTTCCTTAATTAATACGCTGACTGCAATTTGGCTACCTGCTGGAGTCAATATTTTTGGGGTCTTTTTAATACGGCAATATGTAGCTTCGTCAATTCCAAGAGAAATTTTTGATAGTGCGAGAGTGGACGGATTAAATGAACTTCAAATCTTCTTCCGTATAGGTTTGCCGATGATGCGCTCTTGTTTATTGACTGTGGCTATTATGGTGATAGTGGCATCTTGGAATAACTTCATGCTCCCACTCATTGCATTACAAACACCAGATACACAAATTTTGACATTGGTATTACGTTCATTGAATGGGGCAACAGCAACACCTTGGAACTTAGTTATGACGGGGAGTTTCTTAGCGATGTTGCCATTACTGATTATCTTCATTTTCTTCTCTAAGAAAATGATGGAAAGTTTAACAGAGGGTGCAGTAAAAGGTTAA
- a CDS encoding N(4)-(beta-N-acetylglucosaminyl)-L-asparaginase, protein MILIANSEAYPGFAETVARLKQKQEGLRAMIEGIKLVELDPRVRTVGRGGWPNVLGDVELDASVMDGDNLRTGAVGALQGFLHPVEVAYRVMTDLNHEILVGEGAARFAKEIGALEGENLIENSKEVWWKKLEESMTESEKQAFPNIPLAKLSNNATDPERVRDTTVFLCRDANQKLSVATSTSGWAWKYPGRLGDSPIVGAGLYADSRYGACACTHTGEMSIRCSTAHSVVFYMKMGMTLEQAVYEAIKDLQYLKDGYTEGVTIHAIDKNDQHKVVSLNCPGPITYWFWQDGMDEPEEREAEIITT, encoded by the coding sequence ATGATTTTGATTGCAAACTCGGAAGCCTATCCAGGCTTTGCTGAAACGGTAGCACGATTAAAACAGAAACAAGAAGGATTAAGAGCCATGATAGAGGGGATCAAATTGGTTGAATTAGATCCCCGTGTAAGAACGGTTGGGCGTGGTGGTTGGCCGAATGTGCTTGGTGATGTGGAACTAGATGCTTCAGTCATGGATGGTGACAATTTAAGAACTGGAGCAGTCGGTGCTTTACAAGGTTTCTTACATCCTGTCGAAGTTGCCTATCGTGTGATGACGGACTTAAACCACGAAATTTTAGTGGGTGAGGGAGCAGCTCGATTTGCCAAAGAAATCGGTGCTTTAGAAGGTGAAAATCTCATTGAAAATTCGAAAGAAGTGTGGTGGAAAAAATTAGAAGAATCTATGACTGAGTCTGAAAAACAAGCTTTTCCCAATATTCCTTTAGCCAAACTTTCTAATAATGCAACAGATCCTGAAAGAGTTAGGGATACTACAGTCTTTTTATGTCGTGATGCGAATCAAAAATTAAGCGTTGCAACTTCTACATCTGGTTGGGCGTGGAAATATCCGGGAAGACTAGGCGACAGCCCAATAGTTGGTGCAGGTTTATATGCTGATAGCCGTTATGGTGCTTGTGCTTGTACTCATACGGGAGAAATGTCTATTCGTTGTTCGACAGCACATTCGGTAGTGTTCTATATGAAGATGGGAATGACTTTAGAACAAGCGGTTTATGAAGCAATAAAAGATCTCCAATATTTAAAAGATGGCTATACAGAAGGAGTGACCATTCACGCTATTGATAAAAATGATCAACATAAAGTCGTCAGTTTAAATTGCCCAGGTCCAATTACCTATTGGTTTTGGCAAGACGGAATGGATGAGCCTGAAGAGCGAGAGGCAGAAATCATCACTACTTAA
- a CDS encoding carbohydrate ABC transporter permease: protein MKYLKGMLHDHRVAYILLLPFIILYLTFSVFPIFFSGFLSFYAWNPVKGLSSMEFVGWENYYYALTDDVFWLSLWNTIKISFISGVSQHVLAISLAYILLHIITRGAEFFKAAIFLPYITSSVAVSLVVFNIFAPSGIVNEALRSIADTLRLEMLLPIDFFDVEWIRLTIANQVTWKYTGINTVIYMTGIASVSKELYEAIDIDGANKWQKFRYITLPLLVPYIFFATLMTIIGNMQMFEEPMMLTKGVGGVSNSGMTVSLYLYKMGWDWNDMGTASAIAWALFLITSLFSAIFFLLFGKRGIKKGGE, encoded by the coding sequence ATGAAATATTTAAAAGGAATGTTACACGATCATCGTGTCGCTTATATTTTGTTACTTCCCTTTATTATTCTTTATTTAACGTTCAGTGTTTTCCCTATCTTTTTTTCAGGGTTTCTCTCGTTTTATGCTTGGAATCCAGTTAAAGGCTTGTCTTCAATGGAGTTCGTTGGATGGGAAAATTACTATTATGCGTTAACAGATGATGTATTTTGGTTATCTTTATGGAACACCATTAAAATTTCTTTTATTTCAGGTGTTTCACAACATGTATTAGCCATTTCGCTAGCCTATATTTTGTTACATATTATTACTCGTGGTGCTGAATTTTTTAAAGCAGCGATTTTCTTACCTTATATCACATCGAGTGTTGCTGTCAGCCTAGTTGTTTTTAATATCTTTGCTCCGTCTGGTATTGTTAATGAAGCATTACGTAGCATTGCAGATACCTTACGACTTGAAATGTTATTACCCATTGATTTTTTTGATGTGGAATGGATTCGTTTGACCATAGCCAATCAAGTTACATGGAAATATACCGGTATCAATACCGTCATTTATATGACAGGTATTGCCTCTGTCTCTAAAGAATTATATGAAGCTATTGATATTGATGGCGCAAATAAGTGGCAAAAATTCCGTTATATTACTTTACCGCTTCTCGTTCCTTATATTTTCTTTGCGACATTAATGACGATTATCGGCAATATGCAAATGTTTGAAGAACCGATGATGCTAACTAAAGGTGTCGGTGGTGTTTCAAATTCAGGGATGACGGTTTCACTTTACCTATATAAAATGGGATGGGATTGGAATGATATGGGAACAGCCTCGGCAATTGCTTGGGCATTATTCCTCATTACCTCGCTTTTTAGTGCAATATTCTTCTTACTATTTGGTAAGCGTGGCATTAAAAAAGGAGGTGAATAA
- a CDS encoding leucyl aminopeptidase family protein, with protein sequence MNTFTFKFPHNTKKARVVYLALGYDNKLSFKLESENYDAECYKRSFSIENLQDIGYLAAKQFSQAKAITFEIESSVIQQFGTETLIQWLGFGLYLSAYQYRHKTEAVLDVQTPEIQLDTEDHVLLETFHISQILAKAQLISRELMNLPSNVLYPESFVEAVKQLNIPHIELGVLDETELEAEKFGGLLCISQGSAREARLLTLKYQVPNATKSIALVGKGVTFDTGGISIKAARLMSTMKFDMGGAAAVVGAIYAISQLQLPINVIGLCGLVENMPSGNAIKPGDVVMMRSQTSVEIISTDAEGRMVLADVLDYAQEKYQPDYLIDIATLTGGAGVALGKGYAALMGNDGEFIEQIRIAGEHCAERVWHMPTGDWFDTPLECAYADLRHGSEDPHGSPCVAATFLQHFVKDGQPWAHLDIAAMSRDLAHRKIYGETASGFGALLLTHLCQNLSR encoded by the coding sequence ATGAATACATTTACGTTTAAATTTCCACATAATACTAAAAAAGCAAGAGTCGTTTATCTTGCTTTGGGCTATGACAATAAACTCTCTTTTAAATTAGAGAGTGAAAACTATGATGCAGAATGTTACAAGCGGTCATTTTCTATCGAAAATTTGCAAGATATTGGATATTTAGCAGCGAAGCAATTTAGTCAAGCAAAGGCTATTACATTTGAGATAGAAAGTAGTGTTATTCAACAATTTGGTACAGAAACATTAATTCAATGGTTAGGCTTTGGGCTTTACCTCTCAGCCTATCAATATCGCCATAAAACCGAAGCTGTGCTTGATGTTCAAACACCTGAAATTCAACTAGACACAGAAGATCACGTACTGTTAGAAACATTCCACATTAGCCAAATTCTTGCCAAAGCACAGCTTATTTCTAGAGAGTTGATGAATCTACCAAGTAACGTGCTATATCCAGAATCCTTTGTCGAAGCAGTCAAGCAATTAAATATTCCCCATATCGAATTGGGTGTTTTAGATGAAACTGAGTTAGAAGCAGAGAAATTTGGCGGTTTACTCTGTATCTCACAAGGTTCTGCAAGGGAAGCTAGACTGTTAACCTTGAAATATCAAGTGCCAAATGCAACAAAAAGTATTGCATTGGTCGGGAAGGGCGTCACTTTTGATACAGGTGGGATCAGTATTAAGGCTGCTCGCTTAATGAGTACAATGAAATTTGATATGGGCGGTGCAGCCGCAGTGGTTGGGGCAATCTATGCCATTTCACAGCTTCAACTACCTATTAATGTAATCGGCTTGTGTGGATTAGTCGAAAATATGCCGTCTGGCAATGCGATTAAACCTGGCGATGTTGTGATGATGCGCTCTCAAACCAGTGTCGAAATTATTTCCACAGATGCAGAAGGCAGAATGGTATTAGCGGATGTATTAGATTATGCCCAAGAAAAATATCAACCTGATTATCTGATTGATATTGCAACACTTACCGGTGGAGCAGGTGTTGCATTAGGCAAAGGCTATGCTGCACTAATGGGAAATGATGGGGAGTTTATTGAACAAATTCGAATAGCAGGTGAGCATTGCGCAGAAAGAGTTTGGCATATGCCAACGGGAGATTGGTTTGATACTCCCCTTGAATGTGCTTATGCGGATTTACGTCACGGAAGTGAAGATCCACATGGAAGCCCTTGTGTTGCTGCGACTTTCCTACAACACTTCGTTAAAGATGGACAACCTTGGGCACATTTAGATATTGCAGCCATGTCCCGTGATTTAGCTCACCGGAAAATCTATGGTGAAACCGCTTCTGGTTTTGGAGCTTTATTATTGACCCATCTTTGTCAAAATTTAAGTCGCTAA
- a CDS encoding copper homeostasis protein CutC, whose protein sequence is MKVEICVDNLESVITANQFPIDRIELCSALAVGGLTPNFGFIQQAQHISTIPLALMIRPRAGDFLYSEDETQIMLNDIATAKQLGIQAVVFGALSANGEIDLATTELLVKASQGMEITFHRAFDLCKDPFVALEHLIDLGCHRILTSGQATTAFEGIPVIQQLVKQANGRIQVMAGCGVNADNVKQIIEQTQVPEIHFSAKGQRKSKMHLASTAKMGSASQDDLLDIADSEKIRNILTNIAN, encoded by the coding sequence ATGAAAGTTGAGATCTGTGTCGATAATCTAGAATCGGTCATTACCGCAAATCAATTTCCGATTGATCGTATTGAGCTATGCTCTGCCCTTGCGGTTGGTGGCTTAACACCAAATTTCGGCTTTATTCAACAGGCTCAACACATTTCAACCATTCCCCTAGCATTGATGATCCGCCCCCGAGCCGGTGATTTTCTGTATAGCGAAGATGAAACTCAGATAATGCTCAACGATATTGCCACTGCCAAACAGCTTGGCATACAAGCGGTCGTTTTTGGGGCATTATCTGCAAATGGTGAGATTGATTTAGCGACGACAGAACTATTAGTTAAGGCCTCACAAGGTATGGAGATCACTTTTCATCGAGCTTTTGATCTCTGTAAAGATCCCTTTGTTGCTCTTGAACACCTTATCGACTTAGGTTGCCATCGTATTTTGACATCGGGGCAAGCTACAACGGCTTTTGAGGGGATTCCAGTGATTCAGCAGTTAGTCAAACAAGCGAATGGGCGTATTCAAGTAATGGCTGGCTGTGGGGTCAATGCAGATAATGTTAAACAAATCATTGAACAAACCCAAGTGCCTGAAATTCATTTTTCAGCCAAAGGGCAGCGCAAAAGCAAAATGCACTTAGCTAGTACAGCCAAAATGGGCAGTGCATCGCAAGACGACTTATTGGATATTGCGGACAGTGAAAAAATTCGCAATATCCTTACGAATATTGCGAATTAA
- a CDS encoding ABC transporter ATP-binding protein — translation MAYVHLKELAKVYKNGFNAIKSASLEIEKGEFVILLGPSGCGKSTLLRMIAGLESISSGELIIDGKVVNHELPKDRDIAMVFQSYALYPHMTVYENMALALKIRKVDKNEIDSLIRNIAEMLNLTPFLNSKPGQLSGGQRQRVALGRAIVRRPKVFLFDEPLSNLDAKLRSKMRKEICALHQEINATIIYVTHDQVEAMTMGDKVVVLDQGVIQQIGSPKTLYEHPTNKFVAGFIGSPMINFIDVDVKVQGEQLILSADSSYKQTLSLSAFPQLASYHGKKVCLGIRPEDLLLSDTQDEGFIGEFDYSEYLGSESNFSMTLKNGESVMFRTPSSQTISKQSRLIPNIERLHFFDIDTQQRI, via the coding sequence ATGGCTTATGTTCATCTAAAAGAGTTAGCCAAAGTCTATAAAAATGGCTTTAATGCCATTAAAAGTGCATCTTTAGAAATTGAAAAAGGTGAGTTTGTCATTTTGCTTGGTCCGTCCGGTTGTGGCAAATCGACATTACTTCGTATGATTGCTGGGCTTGAAAGCATTAGTAGTGGTGAGTTGATTATTGATGGAAAAGTCGTTAATCACGAATTACCTAAAGATCGTGATATTGCGATGGTTTTCCAAAGCTATGCGCTTTATCCTCATATGACTGTTTATGAAAATATGGCATTGGCATTAAAAATACGAAAAGTCGATAAAAATGAAATCGATTCATTAATTCGAAATATTGCTGAAATGCTCAATCTCACGCCATTTTTAAACTCGAAACCAGGACAACTCTCAGGCGGGCAACGACAACGTGTGGCATTAGGGCGAGCGATTGTAAGACGGCCAAAAGTGTTTCTTTTTGATGAACCTCTTTCAAATTTAGATGCAAAGCTGAGAAGTAAAATGCGTAAAGAGATTTGTGCGTTACATCAAGAGATTAATGCGACCATCATCTATGTTACACACGATCAAGTTGAGGCGATGACAATGGGGGATAAAGTTGTCGTATTAGATCAAGGGGTTATTCAACAAATCGGCTCACCTAAAACGCTTTATGAACACCCTACTAATAAGTTTGTCGCAGGATTTATTGGTTCACCAATGATTAATTTCATTGATGTTGATGTGAAGGTGCAAGGGGAACAACTTATTCTGTCTGCTGATAGTAGCTACAAACAAACACTTTCTCTTTCCGCATTTCCACAACTGGCTTCCTATCATGGTAAAAAAGTGTGCTTAGGAATTCGCCCAGAAGATTTACTTTTATCTGATACCCAAGATGAAGGATTTATCGGCGAGTTTGATTATAGTGAATATCTTGGTTCAGAATCGAATTTCTCAATGACCTTAAAAAATGGTGAAAGTGTCATGTTTAGAACACCGAGTAGCCAAACGATCAGTAAACAGAGTCGTTTAATCCCCAATATTGAACGCCTACATTTCTTTGATATTGATACACAGCAACGGATTTAG